Proteins encoded in a region of the Flammeovirga yaeyamensis genome:
- a CDS encoding lycopene cyclase domain-containing protein: MPEQFNLYLIINFIALAGPFFLSFDKKVAFYKHWGKLLFSLIFLWTIYLPWDIFFAATDQWGFNPNYLMGIEFAFLPIEEWMFFLIIPYCFLFIYECIKTYFPSTTSKTEMPFYLLLGVAISQTLHGGIYSYMNLVVILFAFLITRNSLTKAFWYSYAITLIPFLIFNGILTGSITPSPVVWYNQAAFSGVRLGTIPTEDFIYLLGMMLLCIKGWYWMEKK, translated from the coding sequence ATGCCGGAGCAGTTTAATTTATATTTAATCATAAACTTCATAGCATTAGCAGGGCCATTTTTTTTAAGTTTCGATAAAAAAGTGGCCTTTTATAAGCATTGGGGAAAACTATTATTTTCATTAATATTCCTTTGGACAATTTATCTTCCTTGGGATATTTTCTTCGCAGCAACAGATCAATGGGGCTTCAACCCAAATTATTTGATGGGTATTGAGTTTGCTTTTCTACCTATAGAGGAGTGGATGTTCTTTCTCATCATACCTTACTGCTTCCTATTTATTTATGAATGTATAAAAACTTATTTTCCTTCGACAACTTCGAAGACGGAAATGCCTTTTTATTTATTGCTCGGGGTAGCTATTTCACAAACGCTTCATGGAGGTATCTATTCTTATATGAATCTTGTTGTTATCCTGTTTGCTTTTTTGATCACAAGAAATAGTCTAACAAAAGCCTTTTGGTATAGTTACGCCATCACACTAATTCCTTTCCTTATTTTTAATGGAATCCTTACAGGAAGCATAACCCCTTCACCTGTGGTTTGGTACAATCAAGCTGCTTTTAGTGGAGTGAGATTAGGAACAATTCCCACAGAGGACTTTATCTATCTTTTGGGGATGATGTTACTTTGTATTAAAGGGTGGTATTGGATGGAAAAGAAGTAA
- the idi gene encoding isopentenyl-diphosphate Delta-isomerase, translating into MEPKVILVDEQDNEVGTMGKQLAHVEGVLHRAFSVFLFNKKGELLLQQRALSKYHSGGLWTNTCCSHPMPNEDLNVAVKRRLVEELGITADTTAIGSVLYKAEFGNGLIEHEYDHVFIGEYDGHPTINKEEVETVKYISLEDLDDWLANKPNDFTAWFPLCLDIVKQEIQSKITL; encoded by the coding sequence ATGGAGCCAAAGGTAATACTAGTAGATGAGCAAGATAATGAAGTAGGGACAATGGGTAAACAATTAGCTCATGTCGAAGGTGTATTACATCGAGCTTTTTCAGTCTTTTTATTCAATAAAAAAGGAGAGCTCTTATTGCAACAACGTGCATTAAGTAAGTATCATTCAGGTGGTTTATGGACAAATACATGCTGTAGTCACCCAATGCCCAATGAAGATCTAAATGTAGCTGTAAAAAGACGCTTGGTTGAAGAGTTAGGAATTACAGCAGATACCACTGCAATAGGTTCTGTTTTGTATAAAGCGGAGTTTGGTAATGGATTAATTGAACATGAATATGATCATGTTTTTATCGGAGAATACGATGGTCATCCTACAATTAATAAAGAAGAAGTAGAAACTGTAAAGTACATTTCTTTGGAAGATTTGGATGATTGGCTCGCAAATAAACCTAATGATTTTACTGCTTGGTTCCCATTATGTCTTGATATAGTGAAGCAGGAAATCCAATCAAAAATAACTTTATGA
- a CDS encoding TRAP transporter small permease subunit: MDKLIRWINLLNKTIGKGISLFTILLILIVCVDVALRYFFNFSTAGITELEWHIFGCIFLLNAPNTLLMNKHVRVDALYQKFSDRNKRWVDIFGILFFLIPFCLFVIHASIPYVYNSWVIMEKSTDAGGLHFRFIIKAIIPISMSLLLLQGVSLMLSKLFELKGTPTS, from the coding sequence ATGGACAAACTTATTCGTTGGATTAATTTGTTAAATAAAACTATTGGGAAAGGAATTTCACTTTTTACAATACTTTTAATCTTGATTGTTTGTGTGGATGTGGCACTCAGATATTTTTTCAACTTTAGTACGGCAGGAATAACAGAACTAGAATGGCACATTTTCGGGTGTATTTTTCTACTTAATGCTCCCAATACTTTATTAATGAATAAACATGTTCGCGTAGATGCCTTGTATCAGAAGTTTTCTGATCGAAATAAGCGATGGGTAGATATTTTTGGCATTCTGTTTTTTCTTATTCCCTTTTGTCTTTTTGTTATCCATGCAAGCATTCCATATGTATATAATTCATGGGTGATTATGGAAAAGTCTACTGATGCCGGTGGATTACACTTCAGATTTATTATTAAAGCCATCATCCCAATATCAATGTCTTTGCTTCTTCTTCAAGGAGTCAGTTTGATGTTGAGTAAATTATTCGAATTAAAAGGAACTCCCACCTCATGA
- the crtD gene encoding 1-hydroxycarotenoid 3,4-desaturase CrtD, whose product MKKAIVIGAGIGGVSAALRINKLGYKVTVLEGTDTVGGKLKEFSMDGFRFDRGPSLFTLPHLVEELFELYDRDVDQYFKYNKHEIATKYFYEDGTEFTSYTDAEKFADEIKKVWGVDVSEVMHQIIDDYKKTSPIFLESGLTKITDLFTKEVFDALPVLTRLGWFESLHEFNKKYFKNDQLVQLFDRYATYNGSSPYKTPSIMRVISALEHDDGVFFPKEGMRSIITSLTKLAEEVGVEFKLNEQVTGVKYLGREIKEVNTSNNTYDADVFICNADVNFFLPEVLGEKIKTPKPKELSSSAMVFYWGIDHDFKQLDLHNIFFSNDYQKEFKQLFDELKIPEDPTIYVHISSVLNKNDAPENSQNWFVMINVPALPEVFTKEKVSEIEALLIKKLSEFLNVDLKEKIVCSKNWTPKKIEEDTLSWKGALYGLNSNKLTHALYRQRNKSNHYKNLYFVGGSVHPGGGIPLCLNSSKIVESLINE is encoded by the coding sequence ATGAAAAAAGCCATTGTCATAGGAGCAGGAATCGGTGGAGTTTCTGCAGCTTTAAGAATTAACAAACTCGGATACAAGGTAACTGTGCTTGAGGGTACCGATACGGTAGGCGGCAAGCTAAAAGAATTTTCTATGGATGGATTTCGTTTTGATCGAGGTCCATCCTTATTTACTTTACCACATTTGGTAGAGGAACTATTTGAGTTATACGATCGTGATGTTGATCAATACTTTAAGTATAACAAACATGAAATTGCCACCAAATACTTCTACGAAGATGGTACTGAATTTACAAGTTATACGGATGCAGAAAAATTTGCAGATGAAATAAAAAAAGTATGGGGTGTAGATGTAAGTGAAGTAATGCATCAGATAATTGATGATTATAAGAAAACATCACCTATTTTTTTAGAAAGCGGACTAACCAAAATTACAGACTTATTCACCAAAGAAGTATTTGATGCGCTGCCAGTACTTACTAGACTAGGTTGGTTTGAATCACTTCATGAATTCAATAAAAAATATTTTAAGAACGATCAATTGGTACAGCTTTTTGATCGATATGCCACTTATAATGGATCTAGTCCTTATAAAACACCATCAATTATGAGGGTGATAAGTGCATTGGAACATGATGATGGAGTCTTTTTTCCAAAAGAGGGTATGCGTTCTATCATCACTTCCTTAACTAAATTAGCAGAAGAGGTAGGTGTTGAGTTTAAACTGAACGAACAAGTAACAGGAGTAAAGTATTTAGGACGTGAAATTAAAGAAGTAAATACATCAAATAATACTTACGATGCAGATGTGTTTATTTGTAATGCTGATGTGAATTTCTTTTTACCTGAAGTATTGGGAGAGAAAATCAAAACACCTAAACCAAAAGAATTATCATCATCAGCAATGGTATTTTACTGGGGTATTGATCATGATTTTAAGCAACTGGATCTCCATAATATATTTTTCTCAAACGATTATCAGAAAGAGTTTAAACAACTTTTTGATGAACTGAAGATTCCTGAGGATCCTACTATCTATGTGCATATTAGTAGTGTATTGAATAAGAATGATGCACCAGAGAATTCTCAGAATTGGTTTGTGATGATCAATGTACCTGCTTTACCAGAAGTATTTACAAAAGAGAAAGTTTCAGAAATAGAAGCTCTTTTGATTAAAAAACTGAGTGAGTTTTTGAACGTTGATTTAAAAGAAAAAATTGTTTGTTCAAAAAATTGGACACCTAAAAAAATTGAAGAGGATACATTAAGTTGGAAAGGTGCTTTGTATGGTTTAAATAGTAATAAATTAACACATGCACTTTACAGACAAAGAAATAAATCGAATCATTACAAGAATTTATACTTTGTGGGTGGTAGTGTACATCCTGGTGGAGGTATCCCACTTTGTTTAAATAGTTCTAAAATTGTAGAAAGTTTAATCAATGAGTAG
- a CDS encoding sterol desaturase family protein yields the protein MEIIINSLIVLTTFFFMEFVAWATHKYVMHGFLWYLHEDHHEPHDHFFEKNDAFFLIFAVPSWLGIMLGMMYNQYVFVWIGVGIALYGLCYFLTHDVLIHRRFKWFDKTNNRYFRAIRKAHKVHHKNQGKYDSKCFGMLIVPKKYWEEAKAKPSRNKQKHRNAGAV from the coding sequence ATGGAAATTATTATTAATTCACTAATCGTACTAACAACCTTCTTTTTTATGGAATTTGTAGCTTGGGCTACACATAAATATGTAATGCACGGATTTCTGTGGTATTTACACGAAGATCACCATGAACCACATGATCATTTCTTTGAAAAAAATGATGCTTTCTTCCTCATTTTTGCAGTACCGTCTTGGTTGGGTATTATGTTAGGAATGATGTACAATCAGTATGTATTTGTATGGATAGGTGTTGGCATTGCATTATATGGGTTGTGTTACTTTTTAACACACGATGTGTTAATTCATCGTCGTTTTAAATGGTTTGATAAAACCAATAACAGATACTTTAGAGCCATTAGAAAAGCACATAAAGTACATCATAAAAACCAAGGGAAATACGATAGTAAGTGTTTTGGAATGCTGATTGTACCAAAGAAATATTGGGAAGAAGCAAAAGCTAAACCTTCAAGAAATAAACAAAAACACAGAAATGCCGGAGCAGTTTAA
- a CDS encoding carotenoid biosynthesis protein: MSSKELILKLQSYSPALKVKVVLLIFYSVGGVVAFTPLNQLLLPFTPVLLTASFIVLFSFEENRSQPFYYWLIFTYLVSFFVEWHGTTYGLLFGEYVYLNNLGPKVFDVPLVIPINWIILAIAGFNIGSSFKGKLPLLPIALICSVIVVMLDVLIEIVCEPLGFWVWDDGMPPFKNYFTWWFFMSIFIYLKLKYIPNRNNLSIFLFILILGYFFLQVIAHNL, encoded by the coding sequence ATGAGTAGTAAAGAACTGATATTGAAATTGCAATCCTATAGTCCTGCATTAAAGGTAAAGGTCGTCCTACTCATTTTTTATAGTGTAGGAGGGGTAGTAGCTTTCACACCTTTAAATCAACTATTACTACCTTTCACTCCCGTTTTATTAACTGCATCTTTTATTGTATTATTTTCTTTTGAAGAAAATCGGAGTCAACCTTTTTACTATTGGTTGATTTTCACTTACCTCGTCAGCTTCTTTGTCGAATGGCATGGTACTACATATGGATTGCTTTTTGGGGAATATGTTTATCTAAACAATCTAGGACCCAAAGTATTCGATGTGCCTTTGGTCATACCTATCAATTGGATCATTTTAGCGATTGCAGGATTCAATATAGGAAGTTCTTTTAAAGGAAAGTTACCACTATTACCTATAGCTCTTATTTGCAGTGTGATAGTCGTAATGTTAGATGTACTTATAGAGATTGTCTGTGAACCACTTGGTTTTTGGGTTTGGGATGATGGGATGCCTCCCTTCAAAAACTATTTCACATGGTGGTTTTTTATGTCTATCTTTATCTATCTAAAACTGAAATATATTCCTAACAGAAATAATTTATCGATATTTTTATTTATTCTAATTTTAGGATACTTTTTCCTACAAGTTATTGCTCATAATCTATAA
- a CDS encoding TRAP transporter large permease has translation MILLLLFLCLFVTLLLGFPVAFTLAGISLLFGYFTFGTDIFYLLPLRIYGTMNNQILIAVPLFIYMGVMLEKSGIAQRLLQTMAILLGRLKGGLAISVAIVGAMLAASTGIVGATVVTMGLMSLPAMLNRGYDKKYATGIIAASGTLGQIIPPSIVLILMGNVMNISIGDLFVAAVIPGVALVTLYILFVYIYAVLNPEKVPHYSQEEIQQFKSELSYKSLLNTFVLPFLLIIAVLGSIFLGIASPTEAAGIGALCATILTLFEKKLTWKVMKDAAYESGHLSSMVFMILVGATAFGLVFRGLGGDEMLVHFIQQANLSPYAFLAIVMLGIFITGFFIDFIEIIFIFIPVVTPIFLLYDMNLLWIGILISLNLQTSFLTPPFGFSLFYLKGVAPKSIKTSDIYKGILPYIGIQLILILIVVLFPEIVTWLPGYLND, from the coding sequence ATGATATTACTACTTTTATTCCTCTGTTTATTTGTCACATTACTTTTAGGGTTTCCTGTTGCATTTACTTTAGCAGGTATTTCTCTCCTTTTTGGCTACTTTACTTTCGGAACAGATATTTTCTATCTCCTCCCATTGAGAATATATGGAACGATGAATAATCAAATTCTTATTGCCGTTCCATTATTTATATATATGGGTGTAATGTTGGAAAAATCAGGCATTGCTCAACGGTTATTACAAACTATGGCGATTCTATTGGGTAGATTGAAAGGCGGACTTGCCATCTCTGTAGCCATTGTAGGTGCTATGCTTGCAGCCTCTACTGGAATTGTTGGCGCTACTGTAGTAACTATGGGTTTAATGAGTCTCCCTGCCATGTTAAATCGAGGATATGATAAAAAATATGCAACAGGTATCATAGCAGCATCTGGTACATTAGGGCAAATTATACCTCCAAGTATTGTATTAATATTAATGGGTAATGTGATGAATATTTCAATTGGTGATTTATTTGTCGCTGCAGTTATTCCAGGAGTTGCATTGGTAACATTATACATCCTTTTTGTATATATATATGCTGTTTTAAATCCTGAGAAAGTCCCCCATTATTCTCAAGAAGAAATACAGCAATTTAAAAGTGAATTATCCTACAAATCCTTATTAAATACTTTTGTCCTCCCTTTCTTATTGATAATAGCGGTATTAGGAAGCATATTCCTAGGTATCGCCTCTCCAACAGAAGCTGCAGGGATTGGAGCATTATGTGCCACAATATTAACTCTATTCGAAAAGAAACTTACTTGGAAAGTAATGAAAGATGCCGCCTATGAAAGTGGACATTTGAGTAGTATGGTTTTTATGATATTAGTAGGTGCTACAGCATTTGGTTTAGTTTTCAGAGGATTAGGAGGAGACGAAATGCTCGTTCACTTTATTCAACAAGCTAACCTATCTCCATATGCCTTTTTGGCCATAGTAATGCTGGGCATTTTTATCACTGGCTTCTTCATTGACTTTATAGAAATCATATTCATATTCATTCCAGTAGTCACTCCAATCTTCTTACTTTATGACATGAATTTATTGTGGATAGGAATATTGATATCATTAAACCTACAAACCTCTTTCCTCACCCCACCATTTGGGTTCTCCCTATTTTATCTAAAAGGAGTTGCCCCAAAAAGTATCAAAACATCTGATATCTATAAAGGAATACTTCCCTACATAGGCATCCAATTGATATTGATTTTGATTGTAGTGTTATTCCCAGAAATTGTGACTTGGTTACCTGGATATTTGAATGATTAG